A stretch of DNA from Carassius auratus strain Wakin unplaced genomic scaffold, ASM336829v1 scaf_tig00031272, whole genome shotgun sequence:
CCCTCCAGATAGCAGCACTCGCAGAAAGACCACCCAGATTCTCCCGGTAAGCAACACGCACAAGatttattattgttgtacagtgatTATGTGCTGaatttgtttgtgtctgtgcttAAGCTTCCTTACGAATCTATGTAGGCCAATTGTAGTGTGTTGATCTTTGCTTAATGTAGTATGGAAGTACCGTAGGTGTCTCTCAAAGACGGTATTTTGTGTGTTTCATTGGTCAGATTGACAGGAAGGATAAAGACAATGTGAGAAAGTCGTGGAGTAACCTGTCATATCCCACTAGCAGTCTGAGCCTGTTCACACCCAAGAGATCTCCTTCACCTGCCGGTCATCGCTGCAGGGTCACCAATCCTTCCCCCACCAGGTAGAAATGGCAATTTAAGATTAAAACAAGACTgtgaagaataaaaatatatttcacaatcaacagagttatatatttataaactacaCATGGGCTTGAAACAAAAATAGatattataaatgtacatttgcatAATCATTGATTTTCCTGTTATGTTATCTTAACTtcagaattatttcatattttctcatttactgcattttttatttttcgatttcataattataatcacaatatattcacaatataatcactatatatatatatatatatatatatatatatatatatatatatatatatatatatatattagtactaaAAGAAGCtaaaatatatgacaataacatagaaatgttcataaaataaaacaattcaattttggaacaaaaattaaataaattttttacaatatatatttttttaaatacataaatatttcaaatattacaattcttaatgttataatattctattataattgtatactaataatattacatataagaTACacatattagtagtagtattagaaTTTTATTGCacagaatgaaaaatgtataaactaattttatatttaaaataatatgtaatgtatattaaataataaccaaataaatgtacatttttttatttctcaatcTTCCCGTGATGCTAGAACTCCTCTTTGTTCTTGGTATAGAATTCTAGAAATTAGcttcttaaatatatttactaaaacTTAAGCTAAAATATATAGTAACAAGATAGAGTAGAATAGAGAATGTCTGTAACTAAAATAGAAGTTTGAAACtggtattcaaataaatatttttataaactacTTTTACTCACTGattcattattgttgttgttatctgTTTCTCAGGGGCTCTACTAAACCTCTTCAGAAGACACCTAACCTGAAAAAGTCCAGGTCTCCTCCTCCTCCAACATCAATTCCTCTGTCTCCCAGTAACCCATCCTCTTCACCAGGCAATCTCAGGCCCAACAGAGTGACATCAGAGAGCCCGAGAGTTACCCCAGAAGGAGAGGGGGCCAAAAAAGAGGATGTTGAACCTCCTAAAGTTAAACCAGAGGCTCCTACAACTAAATCAGAACCATCTCCTGGTCTGTAATACTGCACAGCCACTATCAACCATCGAGTTCAGTTAAACTAGCATCATTTATTCTACTCCCGTGCCTCTTTTTGTCTTTGTAGAAAGTTCAGGAAGTTCTCCAACTACACGGCCCTCTGCAGGCACAACAGATCCTGAGGAGGCATCACGACTGCTGGCTGAGAAACGACGGCAGGccagagaacagagagagagagaagaagaggagaaaagacTGCAGGAAGAGGCTGAAAGGTGTGTTTGAGAGATTTTCATCTAGCCAGACAAAGCACTAAAcgtatttattttgaaagaaatcttgaAATCATTATGTACCTGTGTGCATACAGGCGTAGCAGGGAGGAAATTGCCCGCAGGAAGGCAGAGGAACGAgcaaagagagaggaggaggcaCAGCGGCAGGCCGAAGAGAAGAAGAGacaagaggaggaggaggcaaAGCGTTTAGAGGAGGAGAAAGCTCAGAAGGAGAAAGAGGAAGCGGAGCGCCTGCAGAGACAGGTACACACAAAAACACGACAGATCAGATCCAGACAGATCGTTAAACGCTCTGCAATCACTGCGCGCTTCAGTAAGATAACACTGTTAACATTAGGGCTCCAAATAGATGATAAAAATCGtgattaatttcatgatattGTTATGGATAATTCAACATTTACTTGAATTTGGCAGAATTGATTAATTGATATACACTCCTTTTCAATTCATAAAaagtaattcatatttttatttaacaaggatgaAATAAAGCTTTATAATGCTAtaatttatagtgttacaaaagatttcgatCTCGGATCTCTATCTCAAGTCTTTCAAAAGATAATGCTGTTGCATTTTAGCAGCCACTTTTTTCTGAAGCGACTTAAAGTTCTTTTGGCTGTTCTTTtatactttctgttcatcaaagaatcctgatgaaaatttatcatggtttccacaaaaatataaagttttcAACTGAtgggaaatgtttcttcagcagaaggatcgtgtgacattgACAACTAGAGTAatgatacaatatatttatttcaatttgtaatattattttacaatattactgtgtttttgatttaaatcagcacagccatgATGAGAAGAGGagacttgtaaaaaaaatttacaatcttaccaactccaaacattataaaaatagtgtttttttgtaataaaatgtaatttacctcTCATTATAATTTCTcgatataaaatacataaatattgcaTACTATGTATACTGTAGGCCAGCGATAGGCTCAtggttaatgataataatacaaatgcaaCAAATAACATGCTGGCACTTTCTAAAGCCACTTTTTGTAATATGTGTGCTAAATAGCATTGCATTAATCTCAATAACATAATAAGATTCGCAGCCCTAAAGTAAACGCATGCAGATTTCTTCATAATTTTATCCAATTCAAatttctttattacatttttaaaaaagatttatccAAGTGTATTTTTTGTCTCTTTGTATGCttagaaagaggaagaggaggcccGTCAGAGAGAAGAGGCAGAGCGTCTGCgtctagagagagagaaacacttcCAGAAAGAGGAGGCGGAGAGAATGGAGAGGAAGAAAGTAAGCAGAGTTCATTTCATTGAGCACTGTTTTAAGGTAATTACAGGCTTTTAGTGTCATCTGAGCTTATTCTTGTCTGTCACAGCGCCTTGAGGAAATTATGAAACGCACACGCCGATCTGATCAGGTAAGGTGTAGTATTTGTGAGCAATTGCCATCTTCTTTTCAGGCTGTAATTTAAATAGCTGACtttcactaacacacacactctgttaaTTCTCTTTCTGTTTTAAAGAAAACCACCCCACAGAGAAATGGCGAGGGAAGCCAGCAGAGCGGACAGAATTCAGGTGACttgtgatttttacatttatgtgcaGCTGAGATGATATTTGAGACATTTTTGCGCTTTATGATTCCTGTCATGAATCTTACACCACTAACCTCCCTCTCTCTTGGTCTCTCTTAGCGAGTTCAGTGTCCAGCAGCCCTTCAGTAAGCATGTCGGCCCCTCAGGCTCCAGAGATCTCTGAGACCATACGCAGTGACAGCAACGGACACATGGGGACCAGCTTCATTACACCCAAACTGCCCACATCAGGTCACAGGTGAGACCAGAGTACTGTTACTGTTAGACCATGTAGTTAACTTGATCATTTTGGATAATTGTCTACTAAATGGATCAGTATACTGTAATGCAGTGAATTAATCTCTCCTGCCCTCTACTGGTGATAGGAGGAACTCCaactaattttcttttcttttctaagcactttatataatgtttatagaTAGTATGTgcactatttaaaatgtattaatttagtgGACACTTTTATCCCAGATGAGAATACAAGTGGAAGCATTTAATCCAACAGTTTGCTTAATCAGAGAATCTCAGACTTGATTTACAAACAGTTTGTAATCTCTGACACCTTTGTTCACTTCAAGTGTGACTGCCCTGCTCAGAGAAAACGGAGCTGTAACAGAGGCCTTCGAGGAAGTCATAGACGTTCCCACGGGGTCCAAACTGTCCCGTCAAGATGGAGACGGAGAGGAGGTGGAAaatgaagaggaggagaggagaaaggTTCCCATGTTGGCTTTCAGAGAGAACGGCAGCATGCAtgatgtgagcggagtggaggaAAACCCAGCACTGTAGAGTTCAGGTCAGTCAGTCAGCCTGGACACAACATGGATTTGGGGTGACATGCGATGGCCCTTTTATCTTATTTAgatgtttaaacatttataagGAAGGAAGTGCAACCTGCAACACAGGACTGAAAGAAACCCGAAAACCTCACTGTACTTCCTTTCAACTGACACTTAGATGCCTAAAACAGCAAGAGAAATTACGAAATTAATCTCTCTTGGCTTCTACTTCCTGTAATCGGCTCCTGTCTCCTCAAACTGAAGTGGTGCACCTTAGGAACCACATCttctgttttttttgggggggaccACCGTCGTGGTGACTGAAGTCACGTCTAATACTTGAAGAAAAGTGTCGTCGCTGTGGTGGAAGCTCCGGTGAAGTGCTAGCCATAAGGAATGTGTGACAAGTGAATGATGTTTGTTGTGTTTGCATAGATTTATGGAAAAACCTTGTAGTTTTGCTCGCGTTTTGCCAGCAATCGAGTGGCTGAACTCTTTGCTtagttttataattattgttcagATGAAGAGAACATATTTTCTTCCCACTTTGCAAAGCTTGAATAGATTTTTGTCTCTTGAATTATGAATTTTGCTATGGTTTGCTAAGACCATCTCATTCCGTCCCAATGTACGAGTGTCTGCGCAATCCAAGTGAAGTAAAACTCTTGGCCTAAAATTGTATAGTTATTTTCTGACATAATTGGGTGAATTGAATGTACTCCGCAACATATCCATGATATATTTAActcaaaattaaaaggaaaaggtATTTTCTTTCAGTGTTAAATCAATGTTAAAATTAGGCACACCCATCAATTTCTCATAACAGTAATTGTagggaaaaaattatatattgtgtaAAGTGTGAGGTATTTATACATGATACTTCTTCTGCCCATAATTAATGCtgattgaaataaaacaattttaaaatctttttccCCCTCTAGATTTTGGGTTGAAATGTAACTTGgatgtgtttttgtgagattcatgcTGCTGTTGTTTCGTGTAGCTTTAATCACAGACATCCCAAAGCAACTTGAACTATAGACATTTATGAAATGTAATGTCTATTTCAGTGATGGAACCCATGCAACCTAATTGTTTAAGCACTTTCAAAAGTAatcataatgtaataaaaaaataagcagaaTCTTCTCAAATTTAAATGCTGCTACGTCTTTCCTTTGCCTTATCAGATGAAATGAAGTTTTGAGGATCTGTTAAAGggctgtttgtttttgaaaaacccTGTTCATCAATAACCTTGTAGTTCATGCTGTGAGTCCTGCTGCATCATGTAGCTGTTTTCATCCAAGCCCTATAAGAGACACAGCCGTTAATATTTAATAGGGCTTTTGGAAACAAAGTATCCTATAGGACATATCATAAAGCAGTTTATCTTGTAAACAACATAAGACTATCtcagtttgtttttaatgtaatctaCATCAGTGGATTCTCAGTGGacaccaagcaaaaaaaaaaaaaaagagcagggaTCAATTAAATACCTTGAAactaaaaaaatgtacattttgataTGCAAACACTAAAAAAATAGAGACAAATGCTGCACAAAATCTGTTCATAAGAGGCTGGGTGAAGGTTTAAATCAAGCACACCTGAGAAGTCAGGGACAGATTTCTCAGTAAAGACTTATTTAAAACAAGCACTTTAAAAAAACTGAAGCGTTTTCTCCCAACCAAGTCTATCAATATGCATGTACAAatgatgaaaatcaataaacatTTGATCTGGAAATGACTATGGCTGCTTTGTGCATGTCAAATTAAGTTACTGCTGTGgttgtgaattatttttatttatttattttattttcctgccACAGATTAAACTTTTGCATGTAGAATGATTTTATGTTTAGATTCAGGAGTGGTTCATATGTGCCAAGGCTGACATGAAGAAGCTTTTATTTAATGTGGAAAATTTAATTTAGGTCATGTAATGAACtaaattatgtcttttttttttttttctaattatggAGATTTGTGAGGTTGGAATGCGTTTTAACGTTATGAAAAAAGTCTCTCCAATGCTGAattgatttgataaaaaattaaggaaaaaacgcaatattgtgatatattactatttaaaataactgttttctatttgaacatttatttttaaatattctttttattgtttttgttgcagacaagaaaacaaacaaagaacaatctgtgcaatatgtaaaatgaagcATGAGAATGAGAATAAAAAGGAGAATGGTGATATAAAAGACCAACATATCCTAGAAAGAGTAATTACAATACAAATGATTGCTACAAACCTAAATAACTTAATACATCATTAGTCCTGTCCGGCTCATCagaaaatccccccccccccccaaatacttttaattttgggaagaacagcatttattaaaaatagaaataacataataaatgttattgtaacaccataaatgtttttactgtcacatttgattaatttaatgcatacttgctacatacagtatataaaaaaagacaaccCAAACTTTGTGTGGTATGTTATGCTTTGTGCTGCAGTTAACAAACACACCAAAACAACAACAGGAAATTCTTCTCAGTATAGATcagaattgctttatttttttaacacattttcttcaatattgtctttaaatgtttctgaaatttTTCTCCAATTAGAGCATAAAGCACTGGGTTTAAGCAACAAGGTGAAAAAGCCAGCAGTCGGCAGGCGTAAAATGCATAATCAAGACGAATGGATACATTACAGTCCATGAACGAAGACAGACCATTATCCTGCTGAATTCTCAAGAACATAACAATGTTGTATGGAGCCCAACCGATGAAGAATACCAGCCCGATGGAGAATATTAGTTTGATAGACTTATGTCGCCGCTTTGTTCGGGATTGTGTGATTCTCTGGAACATTCTGACTTGACAAAATCCCATGATGCAAAATGCAATCAagaagaaaacattttgtaaataaacagCAGCATGCTTCACTGGAATACTGTCAAATTCACAGTAAAGAACCCCTTCATGTTCTAAGACTTGGCTATGAAAGGAGATTAAGAGTGCAGCTGTTCCACTCAGGATCCAAACGATAAAAGGAGCAACTGAAAAGCCTCTGCATCTCTCCCAGTCAGACAGAGGATGAACCACTGCCATGTAACGCTGAACGGTCATTACAGTCAAGAACAACACGCTGCTGTAAAAGCCGAGGTAGAACAGAAACTTCACAGCTTTACAGCCAACCTCTCCAAATGTCCAACCCCAGATGTAGTACGAGGCCCAAAACGGAAGTCCAAAAGTGAAAAGCAGATCTGCCACGGCTAAATTGAGGATCAGGATGTTGATCAGCAATCTAAACTTCTCATACAGCACCAGGATGACCAGAACCAGCAGGTTACCAATGCAACTAAACACAACCAGCAAAGCGAAATAAACTGGAATAACAATGGATCCAATTTTGACCACCTCTTCTTTGTGACAAAGTTGGTCTTCTGGTTCTATAGATGTATAGTCTTCAGTCATGATGTTCTCTATATAATCACATTAATTTTgttattagaatttattattaaatttgattaaaattagatatttaaaaaaaaattcactaatAAAATGAGCGAGAATATTcttaccttaatttttttttagttctaaaAGTAGTACTTCTGGCAATCTTGAACAAATTGCTAGAAAACGGCACAGCAAATTGAGGCTACTATTGAGTGATGTGGATGTTTTGAGAGGGATATTTGAGTGTTTTCAATGATCAGTGGGAGGGTTAAAGGGACCTACTTCAAAACTCAGCCATTTCTCTTTTCTTTGACAAATGTGAAATTGAAAGTATTGCTCTCACAATGAAGGCAGTTGTTCTTTAAAGTGTTGTGGCAATTCCTTAGTAACATTTTAAGGTAGTTGCCATTTAATGGGAGTTTAGAAACTGCTGGTTTACATAATAATACACATGATTTGCTTCCTTTTCATGTTAATGAGTAAAACTGCCCTTGCAACTTTAAAATCAAGTTTCAAAATTAACATCAACAGCAGGGACATTCATTAAATAGATGAAGAAAATGATTTTCAAATCATGTACAGGTGCATttcaaattagaatgttgtggaaaagttcatttcagtaattcaactcaaattgtgaagcttgtgtattaaataaattcagtgcacacagactgaagtagtttaagtctttggttcttttaattgtgatgattttggttcacatttaacaaaaaaaacactatctcaacaaattagaatatggtgacatgccaatcagctaatcaactcaaaacacatgcaaaggtttcctgagccttcaaaatgatctctcagtttggttcactgggctacacaatcaaggagaagactgctgatctaacagttgtccagaagacaatcattgacaccctccacaaggagaaTAAGCctcaaacattcattgccaaagaagctggatgttcacagagtgctgtatccaagcatgttaacagaaaggttgagtggaaggaaaaagtgtggaatgatatgatgcacaaccaaccgagagaaccacagccttatgaagaTTGTGaagcatttaaatttacatttggtctttttgcagatgcttttatccaaagcaatttacaattgggggatacataaagcCATTCTTCTTAagaagcaaacagacacaggaagtgcttttaATTTCGAGTTTTAAACATTGTTCGAATAAGTACATgcttgaaaaatattaaaaatatttta
This window harbors:
- the LOC113080419 gene encoding chemokine XC receptor 1-like; amino-acid sequence: MTEDYTSIEPEDQLCHKEEVVKIGSIVIPVYFALLVVFSCIGNLLVLVILVLYEKFRLLINILILNLAVADLLFTFGLPFWASYYIWGWTFGEVGCKAVKFLFYLGFYSSVLFLTVMTVQRYMAVVHPLSDWERCRGFSVAPFIVWILSGTAALLISFHSQVLEHEGVLYCEFDSIPVKHAAVYLQNVFFLIAFCIMGFCQVRMFQRITQSRTKRRHKSIKLIFSIGLVFFIGWAPYNIVMFLRIQQDNGLSSFMDCNVSIRLDYAFYACRLLAFSPCCLNPVLYALIGEKFQKHLKTILKKMC
- the LOC113080417 gene encoding ensconsin-like isoform X1 — its product is MRSRHGVSRTPLRLDSTPTPFPRPTDIHIVTRPEPLTLKIDERQRLARERREELEKQNAVRDSKWIEREERSRQFHERQLEERRKKLDEQRDKEERRRAAVEEKRRQKLEEEKVRYEAVIRRTMERSQRVRPKSNRWSWGGTISTSTSHISDTDRRTVSTMNLSKPTDPVISKRLSYSSATLLNSPDRALQKQTSLSSSCLIKKTQSKSQISKEKIPQDKSAGTRRMPLTPWENTMINRLQTPTQSYLARSRSAMSLSGEAVTHVCPRSASCHPVSSMSFKSIQSRSAERPIKAGLTFERPVRAGYIPPDSSTRRKTTQILPIDRKDKDNVRKSWSNLSYPTSSLSLFTPKRSPSPAGHRCRVTNPSPTRGSTKPLQKTPNLKKSRSPPPPTSIPLSPSNPSSSPGNLRPNRVTSESPRVTPEGEGAKKEDVEPPKVKPEAPTTKSEPSPESSGSSPTTRPSAGTTDPEEASRLLAEKRRQAREQREREEEEKRLQEEAERRSREEIARRKAEERAKREEEAQRQAEEKKRQEEEEAKRLEEEKAQKEKEEAERLQRQKEEEEARQREEAERLRLEREKHFQKEEAERMERKKRLEEIMKRTRRSDQKTTPQRNGEGSQQSGQNSASSVSSSPSVSMSAPQAPEISETIRSDSNGHMGTSFITPKLPTSGHSVTALLRENGAVTEAFEEVIDVPTGSKLSRQDGDGEEVENEEEERRKVPMLAFRENGSMHDVSGVEENPAL
- the LOC113080417 gene encoding ensconsin-like isoform X3; the encoded protein is MRSRHGVSRTPLRLDSTPTPFPRPTDIHIVTRPEPLTLKIDERQRLARERREELEKQNAVRDSKWIEREERSRQFHERQLEERRKKLDEQRDKEERRRAAVEEKRRQKLEEEKVRYEAVIRRTMERSQRVRPKSNRWSWGGTISTSTSHISDTDRRTVSTMNLSKPTDPVISKRLSYSSATLLNSPDRGTRRMPLTPWENTMINRLQTPTQSYLARSRSAMSLSGEAASCHPVSSMSFKSIQSRSAERPIKAGLTFERPVRAGYIPPDSSTRRKTTQILPIDRKDKDNVRKSWSNLSYPTSSLSLFTPKRSPSPAGHRCRVTNPSPTRGSTKPLQKTPNLKKSRSPPPPTSIPLSPSNPSSSPGNLRPNRVTSESPRVTPEGEGAKKEDVEPPKVKPEAPTTKSEPSPESSGSSPTTRPSAGTTDPEEASRLLAEKRRQAREQREREEEEKRLQEEAERRSREEIARRKAEERAKREEEAQRQAEEKKRQEEEEAKRLEEEKAQKEKEEAERLQRQKEEEEARQREEAERLRLEREKHFQKEEAERMERKKRLEEIMKRTRRSDQKTTPQRNGEGSQQSGQNSASSVSSSPSVSMSAPQAPEISETIRSDSNGHMGTSFITPKLPTSGHSVTALLRENGAVTEAFEEVIDVPTGSKLSRQDGDGEEVENEEEERRKVPMLAFRENGSMHDVSGVEENPAL
- the LOC113080417 gene encoding ensconsin-like isoform X2, which codes for MRSRHGVSRTPLRLDSTPTPFPRPTDIHIVTRPEPLTLKIDERQRLARERREELEKQNAVRDSKWIEREERSRQFHERQLEERRKKLDEQRDKEERRRAAVEEKRRQKLEEEKVRYEAVIRRTMERSQRVRPKSNRWSWGGTISTSTSHISDTDRRTVSTMNLSKPTDPVISKRLSYSSATLLNSPDRGTRRMPLTPWENTMINRLQTPTQSYLARSRSAMSLSGEAVTHVCPRSASCHPVSSMSFKSIQSRSAERPIKAGLTFERPVRAGYIPPDSSTRRKTTQILPIDRKDKDNVRKSWSNLSYPTSSLSLFTPKRSPSPAGHRCRVTNPSPTRGSTKPLQKTPNLKKSRSPPPPTSIPLSPSNPSSSPGNLRPNRVTSESPRVTPEGEGAKKEDVEPPKVKPEAPTTKSEPSPESSGSSPTTRPSAGTTDPEEASRLLAEKRRQAREQREREEEEKRLQEEAERRSREEIARRKAEERAKREEEAQRQAEEKKRQEEEEAKRLEEEKAQKEKEEAERLQRQKEEEEARQREEAERLRLEREKHFQKEEAERMERKKRLEEIMKRTRRSDQKTTPQRNGEGSQQSGQNSASSVSSSPSVSMSAPQAPEISETIRSDSNGHMGTSFITPKLPTSGHSVTALLRENGAVTEAFEEVIDVPTGSKLSRQDGDGEEVENEEEERRKVPMLAFRENGSMHDVSGVEENPAL